The following are encoded in a window of Candidatus Jordarchaeales archaeon genomic DNA:
- a CDS encoding methionine adenosyltransferase, protein MKPGTAVSEVTPMVLNIEVCKGLGVPTCKLNMEMVERKGKGHPDVICDRAAEELSVALSKYYLEKVGRILHHNVDKCVLVGGQSNAFFGGGEVIEPIYLLLVGRAALTLPKGERVPIGKLVVKTTRDWLSEEFRFLNPSTDIIVDYRIKPGSVDLVETFELGVDVPRANDTSFGVAFAPLTETEKLVYMTEKKLNSPEVKKKLPEVGEDIKVMGVRVKDKIDLTIACAMISSLIPDPDHYMSVKEEVKEVVYKLASDITDKEVVVHVNTADDPENNVYYLTVTGTSAEHGDDGQVGRGNRANGLITPYRPMTLEATAGKNPVSHVGKTYNIAARKIVEQLIKEEPSVEQASCYIVSRIGKPINQPQAINIEVYTDAPLNVIKTTAENIASEVMDEMPTIWKGFIEKKYELF, encoded by the coding sequence TTGAAACCCGGTACTGCCGTGTCGGAGGTTACTCCAATGGTTTTAAACATAGAAGTGTGTAAAGGTTTAGGAGTCCCCACCTGCAAACTTAACATGGAGATGGTCGAAAGGAAAGGCAAAGGCCATCCTGACGTCATATGCGATAGGGCCGCCGAGGAGCTTAGCGTGGCACTCAGTAAGTATTACTTGGAGAAGGTTGGCAGGATACTCCACCACAACGTTGACAAATGCGTGCTCGTCGGAGGCCAGTCCAACGCGTTCTTTGGGGGAGGAGAAGTTATAGAGCCAATATACCTGCTGCTCGTCGGCAGAGCCGCCCTCACGCTCCCGAAGGGCGAGAGGGTTCCGATAGGTAAACTTGTCGTCAAAACGACGAGGGACTGGCTCTCCGAGGAGTTTCGCTTCCTAAACCCCTCAACGGACATAATCGTAGATTACAGGATAAAGCCGGGGAGCGTGGACCTGGTAGAGACGTTCGAGCTCGGCGTGGACGTCCCAAGGGCGAACGACACCAGCTTCGGTGTGGCTTTCGCCCCGCTGACCGAGACGGAAAAGCTTGTTTATATGACTGAGAAGAAGCTTAACTCACCCGAGGTTAAGAAGAAGCTCCCCGAGGTCGGAGAAGACATCAAAGTGATGGGGGTCAGGGTGAAAGACAAGATAGACTTAACCATAGCGTGCGCCATGATATCCAGTCTAATACCTGACCCAGACCACTATATGAGCGTCAAGGAGGAAGTGAAGGAGGTAGTTTACAAGCTCGCTTCCGATATAACCGATAAAGAAGTTGTAGTCCACGTAAACACGGCCGACGACCCTGAAAACAACGTCTACTACTTAACAGTGACTGGAACCTCGGCTGAGCACGGTGACGACGGGCAGGTTGGAAGAGGTAACAGGGCGAACGGGCTAATAACACCGTACAGGCCTATGACGCTCGAGGCGACCGCGGGTAAGAACCCGGTCAGCCACGTAGGAAAAACCTACAACATTGCCGCGCGGAAAATAGTCGAACAACTCATAAAGGAGGAGCCGTCGGTCGAGCAAGCCTCATGCTACATAGTCAGCAGGATAGGCAAACCGATAAATCAGCCTCAAGCAATAAACATAGAAGTGTACACGGACGCGCCGCTCAACGTCATTAAAACAACAGCCGAGAACATAGCGAGCGAAGTAATGGACGAAATGCCAACAATATGGAAAGGGTTTATCGAGAAAAAGTACGAGCTATTCTGA
- a CDS encoding sugar phosphate nucleotidyltransferase: protein MCLKAVIMAGGKGTRLRPLTVNIPKPIVPIADVPMMEHTINLLRRHGVREVLVTVSYLGDKIEKFFGDGGRYGVEIIYSFEEEPLGTAGGVKLLEEHLDDTFLVLSGDVLTDIDLTRLVKTHEERGALVTIALTRVDNPVAYGIALLDENGWIQRFLEKPGWGEVFSDLVNTGTYVMDPEVFDYIPSNKEYDFSKDLFPHLLKKGEKIYGYRMKEYWIDIGNPQKYIQANYDVLKGKVHVEIPHRQVREGVWVGEGTELPGACDIRPPVIIGRFCRVDEGAVIDRFSVIGGGCYIASKAFVSRSIVWGNTSIHRGAELKGCVVGARCEIGERVQILEGAVVGDDCIFGPGAKVMPEIYIWPDKVIEKNAVVNMNLKWGVMWKKSLFTEYGIQGLVNLEITPEFATKLGAAFATHLGEGCTVVVGRDSHIASRMVKRAIVAGLQSAGVNVYNLRVQPVPIVEAAIHSFKADGGVYVSMSQDDTKRVCIRLFDSDGLDLSRSEQKKVEEIFFKEDLKRIEAWKVGDIVYPYEAVESYLEKIIKSLRVEEVRKRKMKIILDCGDGCASLTAPFLFRELGCEVVTLNANIGAAVPKREHRPLSDAVGKLAKTVRALNADIGVAFDDDGDQVLFVDEKGEEISGDAATALLAMSKLEESKGGNIVVPVTTSHVVEELAQRYNGKVVRVKLGFRPLIEKLKEVNGIFGGDESGGYVIPEVHMFRDGLVGAAKLLEFIALEEEPLSELRKRIPEFYMAKKTLECPLEYRGAVMRSLMEETQGMVFDTIDGIKIYFDYGWVLIRPSFHEAMLEVLSEAKTRDKAEELLESHVKEIEKILYEIKKSS from the coding sequence TTGTGCTTGAAGGCCGTAATAATGGCTGGGGGAAAAGGAACAAGGCTTAGGCCTCTGACAGTCAACATACCTAAGCCGATAGTCCCTATAGCTGACGTCCCCATGATGGAGCATACGATAAACTTGTTAAGGAGGCATGGCGTAAGAGAGGTGCTTGTAACCGTCAGCTACCTTGGAGACAAGATAGAGAAGTTCTTCGGGGACGGTGGAAGGTACGGCGTTGAGATAATCTACTCGTTCGAAGAAGAGCCCTTAGGGACAGCCGGCGGCGTCAAGCTTCTCGAGGAACACCTTGACGACACATTTCTCGTGCTGAGCGGCGACGTTTTGACAGACATAGACCTGACACGCCTCGTTAAGACTCACGAAGAGAGGGGGGCTCTGGTCACCATAGCTCTAACGCGCGTCGACAACCCGGTGGCCTACGGGATAGCGCTGTTAGACGAAAACGGGTGGATACAAAGGTTTCTGGAGAAGCCTGGATGGGGAGAGGTCTTCAGCGACCTAGTCAACACTGGAACGTACGTCATGGATCCGGAGGTTTTCGACTACATTCCGAGCAACAAGGAGTACGATTTCAGCAAGGACCTCTTCCCTCACCTCTTGAAGAAAGGTGAAAAAATTTACGGTTACCGGATGAAGGAGTACTGGATAGACATAGGAAACCCCCAAAAGTACATTCAAGCTAACTACGACGTGCTGAAAGGTAAGGTTCACGTTGAAATACCGCACAGGCAGGTGAGGGAGGGCGTCTGGGTCGGAGAGGGAACGGAGCTTCCAGGCGCGTGCGACATCCGCCCCCCAGTGATCATAGGAAGGTTCTGCAGGGTTGACGAAGGTGCGGTCATAGACAGGTTCAGCGTTATAGGTGGTGGATGCTATATAGCTTCCAAGGCGTTCGTTTCTAGGTCTATCGTTTGGGGGAACACCTCGATACACAGGGGGGCGGAGCTAAAAGGGTGCGTCGTGGGAGCGCGCTGCGAAATAGGAGAGAGGGTTCAGATACTTGAGGGCGCGGTTGTGGGCGACGACTGCATTTTCGGTCCGGGAGCTAAGGTCATGCCCGAGATATACATCTGGCCGGACAAGGTTATCGAGAAGAACGCTGTCGTCAACATGAACCTCAAGTGGGGTGTCATGTGGAAAAAGAGCCTGTTCACAGAATACGGGATACAGGGCTTGGTCAACTTGGAGATTACACCAGAGTTCGCTACGAAGCTCGGAGCAGCGTTTGCCACGCACCTCGGTGAGGGGTGCACGGTCGTTGTAGGCAGAGACTCACACATAGCGTCGCGCATGGTGAAAAGGGCTATAGTAGCTGGCCTTCAATCGGCCGGGGTTAACGTTTACAACCTGAGGGTTCAGCCAGTCCCCATAGTCGAGGCCGCCATACACTCTTTCAAGGCGGACGGCGGCGTCTACGTTTCGATGAGCCAAGATGACACTAAAAGAGTGTGCATAAGGCTCTTCGACTCCGACGGGCTCGACCTCTCGCGCTCCGAGCAGAAGAAAGTGGAAGAGATATTCTTCAAAGAGGACCTTAAGAGGATTGAAGCGTGGAAGGTCGGCGACATAGTGTACCCGTACGAGGCTGTAGAAAGCTACCTCGAGAAGATAATCAAGTCCCTTAGAGTGGAAGAAGTTAGGAAGAGGAAGATGAAAATCATACTGGACTGCGGGGACGGATGCGCATCTCTAACAGCCCCGTTCCTGTTCAGGGAGCTGGGATGCGAGGTTGTGACGCTTAACGCTAACATAGGCGCAGCTGTGCCGAAAAGGGAGCATCGCCCGTTGTCGGACGCCGTTGGGAAACTCGCCAAAACCGTTAGAGCTCTTAACGCGGACATAGGCGTAGCGTTCGACGACGACGGAGACCAAGTTCTCTTCGTCGATGAGAAGGGCGAGGAGATAAGCGGTGACGCGGCGACAGCCCTCCTAGCGATGAGCAAGCTCGAGGAGAGCAAAGGGGGAAACATAGTAGTCCCCGTGACGACGAGCCACGTTGTGGAAGAGCTCGCACAAAGGTACAACGGTAAAGTGGTTAGGGTTAAGCTCGGCTTCAGGCCACTTATCGAGAAGCTCAAGGAGGTCAACGGGATCTTCGGGGGAGACGAGAGCGGAGGCTACGTTATACCCGAAGTCCACATGTTCAGGGACGGTCTCGTCGGGGCGGCTAAGCTGCTAGAGTTCATAGCTTTAGAAGAGGAGCCATTATCCGAGCTACGCAAGAGGATTCCAGAGTTCTACATGGCTAAGAAGACCCTTGAATGCCCGCTCGAGTACAGGGGCGCCGTCATGAGAAGCCTCATGGAGGAAACTCAGGGAATGGTCTTCGACACCATAGACGGCATTAAAATATACTTCGATTACGGCTGGGTTCTCATTAGGCCATCATTCCACGAAGCCATGCTCGAAGTGCTATCCGAAGCCAAAACTAGGGATAAAGCTGAAGAACTGCTCGAAAGCCACGTGAAAGAAATAGAGAAAATCCTTTATGAGATCAAGAAAAGCTCCTAG
- a CDS encoding L-threonylcarbamoyladenylate synthase: MRVIRVTRENIADVAREAAEVILGGGVVAYPTDTLYGLGVNPFVRECVDKLLQVKRRPVEKGIPLLVGSLEDAERLVYFTPEARILAKTFWPGPLTIVLVQRAYLPDEISGGRGIVGVRLPDHPLPQQIAKITGGAITGTSANISGREPARTAREVVEQLGDGVDLVLDGGETGGTPSTVIDLTQKPPVIIREGVIPREKIFRVLGFT, encoded by the coding sequence GTGAGGGTCATCAGGGTCACCCGGGAGAACATTGCTGACGTGGCGAGGGAGGCTGCTGAGGTAATACTTGGAGGGGGGGTTGTTGCTTACCCTACGGACACACTTTACGGCCTCGGAGTAAACCCGTTCGTCAGAGAGTGCGTTGATAAACTTTTGCAAGTAAAGCGGAGGCCCGTGGAAAAGGGCATCCCGCTGCTCGTCGGAAGCTTAGAGGACGCTGAAAGACTGGTTTATTTCACCCCGGAGGCGCGGATCCTAGCTAAAACGTTCTGGCCTGGCCCCTTAACCATCGTGCTCGTCCAGCGTGCATATTTGCCGGACGAGATTTCGGGGGGTAGGGGGATCGTTGGTGTAAGGTTACCCGACCACCCCCTTCCCCAGCAGATTGCCAAGATAACTGGTGGAGCTATAACGGGAACTAGCGCGAACATTTCTGGGCGTGAGCCTGCGAGAACCGCGAGGGAAGTGGTTGAGCAGTTAGGGGACGGAGTGGACCTGGTGCTTGATGGCGGTGAGACCGGTGGAACTCCGTCCACAGTTATAGACTTGACGCAAAAACCGCCAGTCATAATTAGAGAGGGGGTCATTCCCAGGGAAAAGATATTCAGAGTTCTCGGCTTTACCTAG
- a CDS encoding phosphoribosyltransferase: MSSSLKFIAPTWDEIYFLAMKVADMILRDGLSFDVIVGIARGGWVVARIMSDLLSVRCVGSVVVEFYSDVGRHMREPVITQPLSVDVSGKRVLLCDDVADSGHSLRAVIGHIRERGASLLKVATLHFKPWSIVTPDYYGEVTDAWVIYPWELFESIESVYGRLKAEGREEHEIKQFLANIPIPLKYLDPLLKWREKFRGVMGEGCRAER; encoded by the coding sequence TTGTCGTCATCGTTAAAGTTTATTGCTCCAACGTGGGATGAAATCTACTTTCTCGCCATGAAAGTGGCCGACATGATCCTACGTGACGGTTTATCGTTTGACGTCATAGTTGGTATCGCGCGCGGAGGCTGGGTTGTAGCGCGGATCATGTCGGACCTTCTCTCGGTTAGATGCGTTGGATCCGTCGTGGTCGAATTTTACTCTGACGTCGGGAGGCATATGAGGGAGCCCGTGATAACGCAGCCGCTATCAGTCGACGTCTCCGGGAAGCGCGTGCTCCTGTGCGACGACGTCGCAGACAGCGGGCACAGCCTGCGCGCCGTCATCGGCCACATTAGGGAGAGGGGGGCAAGCCTCCTCAAAGTTGCCACTCTGCACTTTAAGCCGTGGAGCATAGTTACCCCCGACTACTACGGCGAGGTCACTGACGCGTGGGTGATCTACCCCTGGGAACTTTTCGAGAGCATAGAGAGCGTTTATGGGAGGCTTAAAGCTGAGGGGCGGGAGGAACATGAGATAAAACAGTTCCTGGCAAACATACCGATCCCGCTTAAATACCTAGACCCCCTCCTCAAGTGGAGGGAGAAGTTTAGGGGGGTTATGGGTGAAGGTTGTCGAGCTGAACGGTGA
- a CDS encoding SIS domain-containing protein, producing MTTEEILRERVEDTLDKIRKNVEKVDYAILAKLREEIARAERIFVVGRGRSEFVGKIFAIRLLNRGYRVYFVGLDVIDLIPPVERNDLIVAISGSGETLEVVSAVKTAKDIGCRIVAVTSYPNSTIGRLADLVLKIEGREERTEKSFLQRTVFGELEPPGGLFELSAIIVLESLASSLEVKER from the coding sequence TTGACTACCGAGGAGATTCTTAGGGAACGCGTGGAGGACACGTTGGACAAGATACGTAAGAACGTGGAGAAGGTGGATTACGCTATTCTAGCCAAGTTGAGAGAGGAGATCGCGAGGGCTGAAAGGATTTTCGTGGTTGGAAGAGGTCGGTCAGAGTTCGTTGGGAAAATATTCGCGATAAGGCTTCTAAATAGGGGTTACAGGGTTTACTTCGTTGGGCTCGACGTAATAGACTTGATCCCCCCTGTTGAGCGCAACGACTTGATTGTGGCGATTTCTGGCTCGGGGGAGACGTTGGAAGTCGTCTCCGCTGTTAAGACCGCTAAGGATATAGGGTGTAGGATTGTCGCTGTGACGTCTTACCCGAACTCGACTATCGGTAGATTGGCGGACCTCGTCTTGAAGATTGAGGGGCGTGAGGAGAGGACTGAAAAAAGTTTCCTTCAGAGGACCGTTTTCGGGGAGCTTGAGCCTCCAGGAGGGCTTTTCGAGCTTTCAGCCATCATAGTGCTTGAGTCGCTAGCTAGCTCTCTTGAGGTCAAAGAACGCTAG
- a CDS encoding NTP transferase domain-containing protein yields MVKLMDAVVLAAGMGKRMAPLSHLCPKPLIPVACKSLIDWVIDSLSKAGVSRLVVVVGYKGEEVRRHVEATWSTLDVQCVQAKDYFKGAGYSLLAAEEHVPGSFILCPADLITDHEVVIGTVKGMRKLGAPVIATGRSSRGGTAVLAEGDKCGEVIQIGGGAGGRVCIGVVALDSSFFTYLKRSLARGEGSVVSALRLYVDEGNTLGFVDFPGKVWFDVDTLPDVLDANRYILNAGLAKGGIYVPPGEVSRSMEKNIRGSLLVGPVLVGLENQVESSMLGPNVSLSGGVKCKRAVVSNAVVFGGGEVTGVAKDVAVFGGVQFPARCVGH; encoded by the coding sequence GTGGTCAAGTTGATGGATGCAGTGGTTCTGGCTGCCGGCATGGGAAAACGCATGGCCCCCCTCTCCCACCTCTGCCCTAAACCACTCATACCAGTAGCATGTAAGTCTCTCATCGACTGGGTGATTGACTCTCTCTCGAAGGCAGGGGTCAGCCGCCTTGTTGTCGTCGTGGGCTACAAGGGGGAGGAAGTTAGGCGGCACGTTGAAGCCACATGGAGCACGCTAGACGTCCAATGCGTCCAAGCAAAGGACTACTTTAAGGGTGCAGGCTACTCGCTCCTCGCAGCCGAGGAGCATGTTCCAGGGAGCTTCATACTGTGCCCAGCCGACCTCATAACAGACCACGAGGTTGTCATAGGCACGGTGAAGGGTATGAGGAAGCTCGGAGCTCCAGTCATTGCAACCGGGAGGAGCAGCAGGGGTGGAACTGCCGTCTTAGCTGAGGGCGACAAGTGTGGAGAAGTGATCCAGATAGGCGGAGGTGCTGGTGGAAGGGTGTGCATAGGCGTAGTAGCCCTCGACTCCTCGTTCTTCACATACTTGAAGAGGTCGCTGGCTAGGGGGGAAGGAAGCGTTGTTTCGGCTTTGAGGCTTTACGTCGACGAGGGAAACACGTTGGGCTTCGTCGACTTCCCCGGCAAAGTGTGGTTTGACGTCGATACGCTTCCAGACGTCCTAGACGCGAACAGGTACATCTTGAACGCCGGCTTAGCTAAGGGAGGCATATATGTTCCCCCGGGTGAGGTTTCGCGGAGCATGGAAAAGAACATACGAGGCTCGCTCCTAGTAGGCCCCGTCCTAGTTGGATTAGAGAACCAGGTTGAGAGCTCTATGCTTGGGCCAAACGTCTCGCTCTCAGGCGGTGTCAAGTGTAAGAGGGCTGTGGTGTCCAACGCTGTTGTGTTCGGCGGCGGAGAGGTCACTGGCGTCGCGAAGGACGTTGCAGTTTTCGGCGGCGTACAGTTCCCGGCGAGGTGTGTTGGGCATTGA
- a CDS encoding MBL fold metallo-hydrolase: protein MELVILGSGDTVGVPKIGCKCPTCTVARERGIPDARTRFSVLLRDEEKGLNLLVDTSPDMRLQLIREGVERVSAVCYTHHHWDHVLGFNDFYRVQATVTVFGLKETVDYVLDKVGFGNLVRVKRVYIRPFESVKYKSFEFTAFPVYHPHLNDGLNIQPVGYLFKLGDVRVAITGDTGINIPEESFKLIRKPDLLVVDAFVSYPKHFLDHHMTVEEAVLLAEQLEARKAILVHLSHANPPHEELQRKVDPSMDRILVGYDTMKIKL from the coding sequence TTGGAGCTTGTCATCCTGGGGAGCGGTGACACTGTAGGCGTCCCGAAAATTGGATGCAAGTGCCCGACGTGCACTGTTGCCAGGGAGCGAGGGATACCTGATGCCAGGACGAGGTTCTCCGTGCTGCTGAGGGACGAGGAGAAGGGCTTGAACTTACTGGTCGACACCTCGCCAGATATGCGCCTCCAACTTATCAGGGAGGGAGTCGAAAGAGTATCAGCGGTGTGCTACACCCACCACCACTGGGACCACGTGCTCGGCTTCAACGACTTCTACCGCGTTCAGGCGACGGTGACGGTTTTCGGACTTAAGGAGACAGTGGACTACGTGCTCGACAAGGTGGGCTTCGGAAACCTCGTCAGGGTCAAAAGGGTATACATTAGGCCTTTTGAAAGCGTGAAGTACAAGTCGTTTGAGTTCACGGCGTTCCCGGTCTACCACCCCCACCTAAACGACGGGTTGAACATCCAACCAGTAGGATACCTCTTTAAGCTGGGAGACGTGAGGGTGGCGATTACAGGTGACACGGGCATAAACATACCAGAAGAATCGTTTAAGCTTATCCGTAAACCAGACCTCCTCGTGGTCGACGCGTTCGTATCTTACCCCAAGCACTTCCTAGACCACCACATGACAGTCGAGGAGGCGGTGTTGCTCGCAGAACAGCTTGAAGCGAGAAAAGCCATCCTAGTTCACTTGTCGCACGCAAACCCACCCCACGAAGAGCTGCAGAGAAAAGTGGACCCGTCAATGGACAGGATCCTAGTCGGATATGACACTATGAAAATAAAGCTTTGA
- a CDS encoding CDP-alcohol phosphatidyltransferase family protein, producing MSKYRVRRFFRPAVYWVAGVCANAGLSPNQVTLASLLSSLLASLLLALGHPVVYGLLVFLSGFLDGVDGALARLTGKVTIFGGLFDSLADRYSDVVAVIGFVFWREADGFHLVLPTDVWAVLAAAGFLMVSYVRARGEVEGVQLDVGLAARSERLLILSISSLLYPVHPYTPMVGLVVCCVASHLTAAYRVAVGLVKLKSAPTCDVS from the coding sequence TTGAGCAAGTATAGAGTTAGGAGGTTTTTTCGGCCCGCCGTCTACTGGGTAGCGGGCGTGTGCGCCAACGCCGGGCTGAGCCCAAACCAAGTGACTCTCGCATCTCTGCTCTCGTCCCTCCTCGCATCGCTTCTGCTGGCATTAGGGCACCCGGTTGTCTACGGTTTACTTGTTTTCCTCTCGGGTTTCTTGGATGGAGTTGACGGGGCCCTTGCCCGGCTGACGGGGAAAGTCACGATCTTCGGCGGCCTCTTCGACTCACTGGCAGACAGGTACTCGGACGTAGTAGCTGTGATAGGCTTCGTTTTCTGGCGCGAGGCTGACGGCTTCCACTTGGTGCTTCCAACTGACGTCTGGGCTGTGCTGGCCGCCGCCGGCTTCCTAATGGTGAGCTATGTTAGGGCTAGGGGTGAGGTTGAGGGGGTGCAGCTTGACGTCGGTTTAGCTGCGAGGTCCGAGAGACTCCTCATTCTTTCGATCTCCTCACTCCTCTACCCGGTTCACCCTTACACCCCCATGGTTGGGCTAGTCGTGTGTTGCGTTGCCTCTCACCTTACAGCCGCCTACAGGGTTGCCGTTGGCCTCGTCAAGTTAAAAAGCGCACCTACTTGTGATGTTAGCTGA
- a CDS encoding glycosyltransferase family 4 protein, with amino-acid sequence MSLNVCMFLWEWPPQLQGGLGVHGYENSRALARLGCKVSVVTRFAVSNPTFQKVEGVRVYRVPEKRIVMTIPFNDFRAFLSANLAFNIAATAKFIELEREKPFDLCHVHDWLSAISGLSVKEALGKPLVFTVHSTETVRSGGRGIRPIEELEKMCAEKADRVITVSNYIKQELVNIGINPEKIRVVYNGVDSKRFKPASEKEKREIRSKYGLENSKLVLFLGRLDPSKGLDYLLKALPMILEEEPDAKVVIAGRGWLEPTLAALAKLLGVEDHVVFAGYIPPKELPALYSAAEVFVSPSLCEPFGITLLEAMACGTAVVSTYTGGIPEFVKPMENGILVDAHSPDQLAYAITLLLQDEELRRRLAENGRKTVEKEFTWEKTARETLKVYEEALESP; translated from the coding sequence ATGAGCCTAAACGTATGCATGTTCCTGTGGGAGTGGCCGCCTCAGCTCCAAGGCGGCCTCGGCGTCCACGGATATGAAAACTCTAGGGCTCTCGCCAGGCTCGGTTGTAAAGTTAGCGTTGTAACCAGGTTCGCCGTCTCCAACCCAACCTTCCAGAAGGTGGAAGGGGTAAGAGTTTACCGTGTCCCGGAGAAGAGGATTGTGATGACTATCCCTTTCAACGATTTCAGGGCTTTCCTCTCGGCAAACCTAGCGTTCAACATAGCCGCAACAGCCAAGTTCATTGAACTCGAAAGAGAGAAGCCCTTCGACTTATGCCACGTCCACGACTGGCTCTCAGCCATATCCGGGTTATCCGTTAAGGAAGCTCTCGGAAAGCCCTTGGTATTCACCGTTCACAGCACCGAGACAGTTAGATCGGGCGGCAGAGGCATCAGGCCTATAGAGGAACTAGAGAAAATGTGCGCCGAGAAAGCTGACAGAGTGATAACTGTGAGCAACTACATAAAACAGGAACTTGTGAATATTGGCATAAATCCGGAGAAGATAAGAGTGGTCTACAACGGCGTCGACTCCAAGAGGTTTAAGCCCGCGTCAGAGAAGGAGAAAAGGGAGATAAGAAGCAAGTACGGGCTCGAAAACAGCAAGCTCGTCCTCTTCTTAGGGAGACTTGACCCGTCGAAGGGCCTCGACTACCTACTGAAAGCCCTCCCAATGATCCTAGAAGAGGAACCCGATGCTAAAGTAGTCATAGCTGGACGAGGTTGGCTTGAGCCGACACTGGCAGCCCTAGCCAAGCTACTTGGAGTAGAAGACCACGTAGTCTTCGCAGGCTACATACCGCCTAAAGAACTCCCAGCACTCTACTCCGCGGCTGAAGTCTTCGTCTCCCCGTCGCTCTGCGAACCCTTTGGAATAACTCTTCTTGAAGCGATGGCGTGCGGAACAGCAGTGGTATCAACGTACACCGGAGGCATACCGGAGTTCGTGAAGCCTATGGAGAACGGCATACTCGTCGACGCACATAGCCCAGACCAGCTGGCTTACGCTATCACCCTCCTCCTCCAAGATGAGGAGCTCCGGCGCAGGCTAGCGGAGAACGGGAGGAAAACGGTCGAAAAAGAGTTCACGTGGGAGAAAACTGCTAGGGAGACGCTTAAAGTCTACGAGGAAGCCTTAGAATCCCCCTGA
- the cgi121 gene encoding KEOPS complex subunit Cgi121 has protein sequence MKVVELNGDRVACICGLRGLVGIEEALHLTREAEAKFGVVVQIFDASLVATWEHVFFSTLNAVKASDAGRRIARSLGMEILVRLSGQRQINVALEMFGVKEGCERLGLVAVGAKGGRVEEAARYVIEALGALEDDGVLELDGEKAERIKKAFGIESVELESVQARDEFEALVKCCIERGALLTLES, from the coding sequence GTGAAGGTTGTCGAGCTGAACGGTGACCGCGTCGCATGCATATGCGGTTTAAGGGGTCTTGTCGGCATCGAAGAAGCCTTGCATCTCACCCGGGAGGCCGAAGCGAAGTTCGGGGTTGTCGTGCAGATCTTCGACGCGTCGCTTGTCGCTACGTGGGAACACGTCTTTTTCAGCACGCTGAACGCGGTCAAGGCTAGTGATGCCGGAAGGCGCATAGCCCGAAGTCTCGGAATGGAAATCCTGGTCAGGCTTTCGGGGCAAAGGCAGATAAATGTGGCCCTCGAAATGTTCGGGGTGAAGGAAGGGTGCGAGAGGCTCGGCCTCGTGGCTGTCGGCGCGAAGGGGGGCAGGGTTGAGGAGGCAGCCCGCTACGTTATTGAAGCGCTCGGCGCACTGGAAGACGACGGCGTCCTCGAGCTTGACGGCGAAAAGGCTGAGCGAATAAAGAAGGCTTTCGGCATAGAAAGCGTTGAGCTGGAATCCGTGCAAGCTAGAGACGAGTTCGAAGCACTTGTTAAATGCTGCATAGAAAGAGGCGCGCTCCTAACACTGGAATCCTAA